From the Hevea brasiliensis isolate MT/VB/25A 57/8 chromosome 15, ASM3005281v1, whole genome shotgun sequence genome, one window contains:
- the LOC110638232 gene encoding protein NRT1/ PTR FAMILY 7.1, which produces MATMDMLNSTNEVALKVREDNISSTDATTVNRNSNESSQRKAALKIKNSLIWKSSGGWKAASILLANQGLATLAFFGVGVNLVLFLTRVLGQDNAVAANNVSKWTGTVYMCSLIGAFLSDSYWGRYLTCALFQLIFVVGLLLLSLSSSIFLIKPNGCGDEVVACTPASPVGVAIFYLSIYLVAFGYGGHQPTIATFGADQFDEQKPKEKSSKAAFFCYFYFALNFGSLFSNTILVYYEDSGEWTLGFLASLGSAVIALVSFLLGSPGYRYTIPCGNPLPRVAQVFVASARKWDVIPSNADQLYEVEGPESAIKGSRKILHSNGFEFLDKAATMTEDDLMHQNDPWRLCTVTQVEEAKCVLKMLPIWLCTIIYSVVFTQMASLFVEQGDVMSSNFGKFHLPAASMSAFDICSVLICTGIYRQILVPLAEKLSGNPKGLTELQRMGIGLIIGMFAMVAAAATEIERLKHVTPGQRISSLSIFWQIPQYVLVGASEVFMYVGQLEFFNGQAPDGIKSFGSSLCMASISLGNYVSSLLVNMVMGITARGKKPGWIPDDLNKGHMDRFYLLIAVLTAFDFVIYLFCANWYKPINLQGSEKETEMEKQEGDVLARI; this is translated from the exons GTGAGAGAAGACAATATTAGTTCTACAGATGCTACAACTGTGAATAGAAACAGCAATGAAAGTTCACAGAGAAAAGCTGCTCTTAAAATTAAGAATTCCCTCATTTGGAAGAGCTCGGGAGGGTGGAAGGCTGCAAGCATCTTGCTAG CGAATCAAGGCCTGGCTACTCTAGCTTTCTTCGGAGTTGGTGTTAATTTGGTTTTGTTCTTAACAAGAGTTCTTGGTCAAGACAATGCTGTTGCTGCAAATAACGTAAGCAAGTGGACTGGCACAGTCTATATGTGTTCTCTTATTGGAGCTTTCCTCAGTGATTCATACTGGGGCCGTTACTTGACCTGTGCACTTTTTCAGCTTATCTTTGTTGTG GGGTTGCTTCTCTTATCGCTGTCGTCTTCGATTTTCTTGATCAAACCGAATGGCTGTGGTGATGAGGTAGTAGCTTGCACGCCAGCATCGCCCGTTGGTGTAGCAATATTCTACTTATCAATATACTTAGTAGCCTTTGGATATGGTGGACACCAACCCACTATAGCTACATTTGGAGCAGACCAATTTGATGAGCAGAAACCTAAAGAAAAGAGTTCAAAAGCAGCTTTCTTCTGCTACTTCTACTTTGCACTCAACTTTGGATCTTTATTCTCAAACACCATTTTGGTATACTATGAAGATTCTGGTGAATGGACACTTGGGTTCCTGGCATCATTAGGCTCTGCAGTCATAGCCTTAGTATCATTTTTACTGGGGAGTCCTGGGTACAGGTACACAATACCCTGTGGCAACCCTTTGCCTCGAGTTGCTCAGGTATTTGTAGCTTCAGCTAGGAAATGGGATGTTATTCCTTCTAATGCTGATCAACTGTATGAAGTAGAAGGACCAGAATCTGCAATCAAAGGAAGCAGAAAGATTCTTCACAGTAATGGGTTCGA GTTCTTGGACAAGGCAGCAACCATGACAGAGGATGATCTGATGCACCAAAATGATCCATGGAGGCTCTGCACTGTAACTCAAGTTGAGGAGGCCAAATGTGTCCTAAAAATGTTACCTATTTGGCTATGCACTATAATTTACTCGGTTGTCTTCACACAGATGGCTTCCCTCTTTGTTGAGCAAGGAGATGTCATGAGCTCTAATTTTGGAAAGTTTCACCTCCCAGCAGCTAGCATGTCTGCTTTTGATATCTGCAGTGTCCTTATTTGCACTGGAATTTATCGCCAAATCCTGGTGCCCTTAGCAGAAAAGTTAAGCGGCAATCCTAAAGGCTTAACTGAGCTTCAAAGAATGGGAATTGGGCTCATTattggaatgtttgcaatggttgcAGCAGCTGCCACTGAGATTGAGAGGCTCAAACATGTTACTCCAGGCCAAAGGATAAGCTCTTTAAGCATATTTTGGCAAATCCCACAATATGTACTTGTGGGTGCTTCAGAGGTTTTCATGTATGTAGGTCAGCTAGAGTTCTTTAATGGGCAAGCACCAGATGGGATAAAAAGCTTTGGAAGCTCACTTTGCATGGCTTCAATCTCTCTTGGAAACTATGTCAGTAGCTTGCTGGTTAATATGGTAATGGGGATTACAGCTAGAGGTAAGAAGCCTGGATGGATCCCAGATGACTTGAACAAAGGCCATATGGACAGATTCTACCTCCTGATTGCAGTGCTTACAGCTTTTGATTTTGTCATCTATTTGTTCTGTGCAAATTGGTACAAGCCTATCAATCTCCAAGGAAGTGAGAAGGAAACTGAAATGGAGAAACAAGAAGGTGATGTGCTGGCAAGAATTTGA